The following coding sequences lie in one Treponema socranskii subsp. buccale genomic window:
- the metK gene encoding methionine adenosyltransferase — MNNKRYLFTSESVGEGHPDKICDRISDAVLDACLARDAESHVACETFATTGMVLVGGEITTGAAPDIERIARDAVEKIGYTDAAYGLDCKSMAVINVIHKQSPDINQGVVGKGLKEYAGRQGAGDQGMMFGFACSETPELMPAPVMYAHKLLLKAAELRKNKTIPWLRPDAKSQVTIEYEGHVPLRIDTVVVSHQHDPSVEHGEIKETIIERIVKPVLDATGLLDKDTKYFINPTGRFVTGGPQGDSGLTGRKIIVDTYGGMGRHGGGAFSGKDPSKVDRSAAYMARYIAKNIVAAGLADRAEIELAYAIGVPFPVSIMVDTFGTEKAPVEKITKAVKEIFDCTPAGIVKALDLKRPIYEATAAYGHFGRSEFSWEKTDKTDALKRALT; from the coding sequence ATGAATAATAAACGCTATCTCTTTACGTCCGAATCGGTAGGCGAAGGACATCCCGATAAAATTTGCGACCGTATTTCCGACGCCGTACTCGACGCCTGCCTCGCCCGTGACGCGGAAAGTCACGTCGCATGCGAAACTTTTGCAACGACGGGCATGGTGCTCGTCGGCGGCGAAATCACGACCGGCGCCGCGCCCGATATTGAGCGGATCGCGCGTGATGCGGTAGAAAAAATCGGCTATACCGATGCCGCCTACGGTCTCGACTGCAAATCGATGGCGGTCATCAACGTCATCCACAAACAATCGCCCGACATCAATCAGGGCGTCGTCGGCAAAGGCCTCAAAGAATACGCCGGCCGGCAGGGTGCGGGCGATCAGGGGATGATGTTCGGCTTTGCGTGCAGCGAAACGCCCGAACTTATGCCCGCACCGGTCATGTACGCGCATAAACTGCTTTTGAAAGCGGCCGAACTGAGAAAAAACAAAACGATTCCGTGGCTGCGTCCCGACGCGAAAAGCCAAGTGACGATCGAATACGAGGGACACGTTCCCCTGCGAATCGACACCGTCGTCGTCTCGCATCAGCACGATCCTTCGGTCGAACACGGTGAAATCAAAGAGACGATAATCGAGCGGATCGTAAAACCCGTACTCGATGCGACGGGTCTGCTCGATAAAGACACGAAGTATTTTATCAACCCGACGGGTCGTTTCGTCACCGGCGGCCCGCAGGGAGATTCGGGGCTGACCGGACGTAAAATCATCGTAGACACTTACGGCGGTATGGGGCGACACGGAGGGGGCGCGTTCAGCGGCAAAGACCCGTCGAAAGTCGACCGTTCGGCGGCCTATATGGCGCGTTATATCGCAAAAAATATCGTCGCCGCCGGGCTCGCCGACAGAGCGGAAATCGAGCTCGCGTACGCGATCGGCGTTCCCTTTCCCGTGTCGATTATGGTCGATACTTTCGGCACGGAAAAAGCGCCGGTCGAAAAAATTACGAAAGCCGTAAAAGAAATTTTCGACTGTACGCCTGCGGGTATCGTGAAAGCGCTCGATCTCAAACGTCCGATCTACGAAGCGACGGCGGCCTACGGGCATTTCGGACGCAGCGAATTCAGCTGGGAAAAAACCGACAAAACGGATGCGCTGAAGCGCGCGCTGACATAA
- a CDS encoding mechanosensitive ion channel family protein codes for MDESTSAVTIGVQQAQEQISKHKETLFAWVKSFFTWTNLFRAAGALFVIAIIWFLYKLAVHALSRVSEQKINKQNNAALHKLLKYVFYSVLGMYILSCFGIKLTALLGAAGIAGLAVGFAAQTTVSNVISGLFVITEGVVKVGDLIVVSGVTGNVDSIDLLSTKVHTLDNQLVRIPNSLIINTTFQNNSYYATRRITFAFGLKYGTDIRSALDVLLKAPELCETVIKKPAPAVWIDGFGDSNINMTVAVWCKSSDFLKTKNDMFVALMRVMNENGLVMSYNCVEIVPHDDSTPVSPPAKKSAAKRS; via the coding sequence ATGGATGAATCGACAAGCGCCGTAACGATCGGCGTACAGCAGGCGCAGGAACAGATTTCCAAACACAAAGAAACGCTCTTTGCGTGGGTAAAATCGTTTTTTACATGGACGAATCTCTTTCGCGCTGCGGGAGCGCTCTTTGTCATCGCTATCATTTGGTTTTTGTATAAGCTTGCCGTCCATGCGCTTTCGCGCGTGAGCGAACAAAAGATAAACAAACAAAACAATGCCGCCCTGCATAAATTATTAAAATACGTATTTTACTCGGTGCTTGGTATGTATATACTCAGCTGCTTCGGCATAAAGCTCACCGCCCTGCTCGGAGCTGCGGGTATTGCGGGGCTTGCCGTCGGTTTTGCGGCGCAGACGACGGTCAGCAATGTCATCAGCGGGCTCTTCGTCATAACCGAAGGCGTCGTCAAAGTCGGCGACCTTATCGTCGTCAGCGGAGTTACCGGAAACGTCGATTCGATCGATTTGCTTTCGACGAAAGTGCACACGCTCGACAATCAGCTCGTGCGTATTCCGAATTCGTTGATCATCAATACGACCTTTCAAAACAATTCGTACTACGCGACGCGGCGCATAACGTTTGCGTTCGGTCTGAAATACGGCACCGATATCCGTTCTGCGCTCGACGTGCTTTTAAAAGCGCCCGAGCTGTGCGAAACGGTTATCAAAAAGCCTGCGCCCGCCGTGTGGATAGACGGGTTTGGCGACAGCAATATAAATATGACCGTTGCGGTGTGGTGCAAGAGTTCGGATTTTCTCAAAACGAAAAACGATATGTTTGTCGCGCTGATGCGTGTTATGAACGAAAACGGTCTCGTCATGTCGTATAACTGCGTCGAAATCGTACCGCACGACGATTCGACCCCAGTGTCTCCGCCGGCAAAAAAATCAGCTGCGAAGCGAAGCTGA
- a CDS encoding phosphomannomutase/phosphoglucomutase: MANSDMMKLQNGSDIRGIAVSGVEGENVNFTEAACSRIGRAFALWLSKKIDKPLSALTIGIGRDSRISGPSLSAALANGIAFQGARVVDCGLSTTPAMFMSTVFPETKYDGAVMMTASHLPFNRNGAKFFDRDGGLEHDDIESILKSAAPLDEAHCTSPLASFDLLSLYAAHLRKTICAELAQSESDKPLAGLRIAVDAGNGCAGFFVSSILQPLGADTAGSRFLEADGMFPNHIPNPENKEAMEAARRATVEAGADLGLIFDTDVDRMSAVLHTGAEVNRDAIIAMISAILAPSYPGGTIVTDSVTSDRLTCFLEKVLGLRHLRYMRGYKNVINKCKELNAKGIVSPLAMETSGHGALKDNYYLDDGAFLAVKLIIALAKAKAEGKTIDSLIARLPPLVEECEYRFKIGTEDFKTYGKTVLAEFKKRAEAAGYELPESYEGVRVSFKGKDARGWMLLRLSLHDPVMPLNIEGERKGDAEKIIKIAKNLLAGFDKLDMSCLP; encoded by the coding sequence ATGGCAAACAGCGATATGATGAAATTGCAAAACGGCAGCGATATCCGCGGCATAGCCGTAAGCGGCGTCGAAGGTGAAAACGTCAACTTTACGGAAGCTGCGTGCAGCCGCATCGGCAGGGCGTTTGCGTTGTGGCTTTCAAAAAAAATCGATAAACCCCTTTCCGCGCTCACGATAGGGATCGGGCGCGACTCCCGTATTTCAGGCCCGTCTCTTTCGGCCGCCCTCGCAAACGGCATAGCCTTTCAAGGCGCGCGCGTGGTCGACTGCGGCCTTTCGACGACGCCTGCTATGTTTATGTCGACCGTATTTCCCGAAACGAAATACGACGGCGCGGTGATGATGACGGCAAGTCATCTTCCGTTCAACAGAAACGGTGCAAAATTTTTCGACCGCGACGGAGGTCTCGAACACGACGATATCGAATCGATATTGAAAAGCGCGGCGCCTCTCGATGAAGCGCATTGTACTTCGCCGCTTGCCTCTTTCGATCTGCTGTCGCTGTACGCCGCGCACTTGCGGAAAACTATCTGCGCGGAGCTTGCACAATCCGAAAGCGACAAACCGCTTGCGGGTTTACGGATCGCAGTCGATGCGGGAAACGGATGCGCGGGCTTTTTCGTTTCGTCGATTTTGCAGCCGCTCGGAGCCGATACTGCAGGCAGCCGCTTTTTGGAAGCGGACGGCATGTTTCCGAACCATATCCCGAATCCCGAAAATAAAGAAGCGATGGAAGCCGCCCGACGCGCAACCGTAGAAGCGGGCGCCGATTTGGGATTGATTTTCGATACCGACGTCGACCGTATGTCCGCCGTGCTGCACACCGGAGCTGAAGTAAACCGCGATGCGATCATCGCGATGATTTCCGCGATTTTAGCGCCTTCGTATCCGGGCGGAACGATCGTCACCGATTCGGTAACGTCAGACAGGCTTACGTGTTTTTTGGAAAAGGTGCTCGGCTTGCGCCATTTGCGCTATATGCGCGGCTACAAAAACGTCATCAACAAATGCAAAGAGCTCAACGCAAAGGGCATCGTCTCGCCGCTTGCGATGGAAACGTCGGGACACGGCGCGCTGAAAGACAATTACTATCTCGACGACGGCGCTTTTCTCGCGGTAAAGTTGATCATCGCGCTCGCAAAAGCGAAAGCCGAAGGCAAAACGATAGACAGCCTCATCGCGCGTCTCCCGCCGCTCGTCGAAGAATGCGAATACCGATTTAAAATCGGCACGGAGGATTTTAAAACCTACGGCAAAACCGTACTCGCCGAATTTAAAAAACGCGCCGAAGCTGCAGGCTATGAGCTCCCGGAATCTTACGAAGGAGTCCGCGTTTCATTTAAAGGGAAAGATGCGCGGGGTTGGATGCTTCTCCGCTTGAGCCTCCACGATCCGGTCATGCCGCTCAACATCGAAGGAGAACGCAAAGGCGATGCGGAAAAAATTATTAAAATCGCAAAAAACCTGCTCGCCGGCTTCGACAAGCTCGATATGTCGTGCCTGCCGTAA
- the nth gene encoding endonuclease III translates to MTLLTEREICTVFDRFKKQNPDPKSELQWKNAYTLLLSVVLSAQATDKSVNAATEALYKIADTPEKIIALGQKKLETYIKSIGLYHTKAAHIIALSKILISDFNGKVPSAREELMKLPGVGRKTANVVLNVVFDKPTMPVDTHLLRICPKIGLAEGATPIAVEESLVARVPKRYMRHAHHWLILHGRYVCTARNPKCDTCLINDICKHNDVSKN, encoded by the coding sequence ATGACACTGCTGACAGAGCGGGAAATCTGCACGGTATTCGACCGTTTTAAAAAGCAAAATCCCGATCCGAAATCGGAACTTCAATGGAAAAACGCATATACGCTGCTTTTGTCGGTCGTGCTTTCCGCTCAGGCGACCGACAAAAGCGTCAACGCCGCAACCGAAGCGCTTTACAAAATCGCCGACACGCCCGAAAAAATCATCGCGCTCGGACAAAAAAAACTCGAAACTTATATCAAGTCGATCGGCCTCTACCATACGAAGGCGGCGCACATCATCGCGCTCAGCAAAATCCTTATCAGCGATTTCAACGGAAAAGTGCCTTCGGCGCGCGAAGAGCTTATGAAGCTTCCCGGCGTCGGCAGAAAGACGGCGAACGTCGTGCTCAATGTCGTCTTCGATAAACCGACCATGCCCGTCGACACGCACTTGCTGCGCATCTGCCCGAAAATCGGACTCGCCGAAGGCGCAACTCCGATTGCAGTCGAAGAGAGCCTCGTCGCCCGCGTTCCCAAGCGATATATGCGTCACGCGCACCACTGGCTCATCCTGCACGGGCGCTACGTTTGTACCGCGCGAAACCCGAAATGCGATACCTGTCTCATAAACGACATCTGTAAACACAATGACGTTTCAAAAAATTAA
- a CDS encoding DUF4954 family protein, with product MVQVTYTDKRSFSIPSELTAGKRRLTKEEIEALEKNQNTSDDPLWQNFYVDAECFDTSLIRDSSFSGFIVLGKLRRAMLKYHDLELEEGIYNSKLINVVTGDDNVIRNVAYFENYRLGKNVMLFNIQEMSCTTHSKFGEGILKKGEPEENRIWIGVANENGGREVLPFKSMIPADAYLWSRYREDGALMKRFVALTEKGAASEGATYGIVKNNAVIKNTTLLKDAEIGECAYIKGAFKLKNITVLSSEAEPSQIGEGVEMVNGIMGSGSRVFYQAVAVRFVIGKNCQLKYGARLLNSVLGDNSTVSCCEILNNLIFPFHEQHHNSSFLIASTIMGQSNIASGATIGSNHNSRSPDGELIASRGFWPSLSSDFKHNSRFASFVLIAKGSYQYELDIPYPFSLVALGENGDRSVRIFPAWWFMYDMFALVRNRYKFKKRDKRVVPVQHIETDPFAPDTMQEIMRALDRIVRLTAKERIRLCGRTDAPGANGCSDGYNGTREDDTDKERIAETKAFFEKNPDADFTLSDAQCQKRYGATVFRPAYAYHQYRKIIKYFAAKTIIEYCDENGIASVSPAVFADIARHPLYTEWLNAGGQIIPLEKIDELREKVKRGEISSWDEVHRFYDACAASYLADKTRYALYLLECIYGVPFERCSAEQFRNLVESVAAVSDDMYELSVSSREKDYTDYYRKMTYRSREEMDAVLGTIDRDDFLTMLKDDTERFNKKLYRIFAV from the coding sequence ATGGTGCAGGTAACGTATACGGATAAGCGATCGTTCTCCATTCCGTCCGAACTTACGGCGGGAAAGCGGCGTCTTACGAAAGAAGAAATCGAAGCTCTCGAAAAAAACCAAAACACGTCCGACGATCCTTTGTGGCAAAATTTTTATGTCGATGCCGAATGCTTCGATACCTCTCTCATACGCGATTCGTCGTTTTCCGGTTTTATCGTTTTGGGAAAGCTCCGGCGCGCAATGCTTAAGTATCACGATCTCGAACTCGAAGAGGGTATCTATAATTCCAAATTGATAAACGTCGTGACCGGTGACGACAACGTGATCCGGAACGTCGCGTATTTTGAAAATTATCGGCTCGGAAAAAATGTCATGCTGTTCAATATACAGGAAATGAGCTGTACGACGCATTCGAAATTCGGTGAAGGGATTTTAAAAAAAGGCGAGCCTGAGGAAAACCGTATATGGATCGGCGTCGCAAACGAAAACGGCGGCAGGGAAGTGCTCCCGTTTAAAAGCATGATTCCCGCCGATGCGTATCTGTGGTCGCGCTATCGCGAAGACGGCGCCCTTATGAAACGCTTTGTCGCGCTTACGGAAAAAGGCGCCGCAAGCGAAGGAGCGACGTACGGGATTGTTAAAAATAATGCCGTCATAAAAAACACGACGCTTTTAAAAGATGCGGAAATCGGAGAATGCGCGTACATCAAAGGCGCATTCAAATTGAAAAACATCACGGTATTGTCCTCGGAAGCGGAGCCGTCGCAGATCGGCGAAGGCGTCGAAATGGTAAACGGCATCATGGGTTCGGGCAGCCGCGTCTTTTATCAGGCGGTTGCGGTGCGCTTCGTTATCGGAAAAAACTGCCAGCTTAAATACGGCGCGCGGCTTTTGAATTCGGTACTCGGAGACAATTCGACCGTGTCGTGCTGTGAGATTCTTAACAATTTGATATTTCCGTTTCACGAACAGCATCACAATTCGTCCTTTCTCATCGCATCGACGATCATGGGGCAGTCGAATATCGCATCGGGCGCGACGATCGGCAGCAATCACAATTCGCGCAGTCCCGACGGCGAGCTCATCGCTTCGCGCGGATTTTGGCCTTCTCTTTCGAGCGATTTTAAACACAACAGCCGATTCGCGTCGTTCGTCCTCATCGCAAAAGGCTCATACCAATACGAGCTCGATATCCCGTATCCGTTTTCGCTCGTCGCGCTCGGTGAAAACGGAGATCGGAGCGTGCGTATTTTTCCGGCGTGGTGGTTTATGTACGATATGTTTGCGCTCGTCAGAAACCGTTACAAATTCAAAAAACGCGATAAGCGGGTCGTGCCGGTGCAGCATATCGAAACCGATCCCTTTGCGCCCGATACGATGCAGGAAATTATGAGAGCGCTCGACCGTATCGTCCGTTTGACGGCGAAAGAACGGATACGGCTTTGCGGACGGACGGATGCGCCCGGGGCGAACGGGTGCAGCGACGGCTATAACGGTACACGCGAAGACGATACGGACAAAGAGCGGATCGCGGAAACGAAAGCGTTTTTTGAAAAAAATCCCGACGCCGATTTTACCCTTTCCGACGCGCAGTGCCAGAAAAGATACGGCGCGACGGTATTTCGGCCGGCGTATGCGTATCACCAATACCGGAAAATTATTAAATATTTTGCCGCGAAAACGATAATCGAATACTGCGATGAAAACGGCATCGCATCCGTTTCGCCTGCCGTCTTTGCCGATATTGCGCGGCATCCGCTGTACACCGAATGGCTCAACGCGGGCGGACAGATTATCCCGCTCGAAAAAATCGATGAGCTGCGTGAAAAGGTAAAACGCGGGGAGATCTCGAGTTGGGACGAAGTGCACCGGTTTTACGATGCGTGTGCGGCTTCGTATCTCGCCGACAAGACGCGCTATGCACTCTATCTTTTGGAATGCATCTACGGCGTTCCCTTTGAGCGATGCAGTGCGGAGCAGTTCCGCAATCTCGTCGAAAGCGTCGCCGCCGTTTCCGACGATATGTATGAGTTGTCGGTGTCGTCGCGTGAAAAGGATTATACCGATTATTATCGAAAGATGACCTATCGAAGCCGCGAAGAGATGGATGCGGTGCTCGGCACGATCGACAGAGATGACTTTTTAACGATGTTGAAAGACGATACGGAGCGATTTAATAAAAAATTGTACCGCATCTTCGCCGTTTAA